A stretch of Patescibacteria group bacterium DNA encodes these proteins:
- a CDS encoding DsbA family protein has protein sequence MDQHSQAVPKRWRHWLALIVIVGVFIGALLLRLFGSGDTLPSRSGFTVGTVPTNSTGAGSLTRSSNPTLGPIDAPVQIIEFSDFECPFCQQSYSAIRTLALRYPEKVRVVYRHFPVASIHPNAVAVAEAAQCAAAQGKFWPYHDRLFQNQSAMTKVHLIRYASQVGLSEQQFLTCIETRAQQVVVEEDLADGVRLGVRGTPTWFINGEKIEGALTLEGLTGVVEQFK, from the coding sequence ATGGATCAGCATTCGCAAGCAGTACCGAAGCGGTGGCGGCATTGGTTGGCGCTCATCGTTATAGTTGGCGTTTTTATAGGAGCACTGTTGCTTCGATTATTTGGTTCGGGCGATACCTTGCCGTCCAGGTCTGGATTTACCGTTGGAACTGTTCCGACCAACAGTACGGGCGCTGGGTCGCTAACTCGCTCAAGTAATCCCACCCTTGGACCAATTGATGCCCCCGTTCAAATAATTGAATTTTCAGATTTTGAGTGCCCGTTTTGTCAGCAGTCTTATTCCGCTATTCGAACGTTGGCGTTGCGCTACCCAGAAAAAGTGCGCGTCGTTTACCGACACTTCCCCGTGGCGTCTATTCATCCAAACGCGGTAGCTGTGGCTGAAGCCGCTCAGTGTGCTGCAGCGCAGGGAAAATTTTGGCCGTATCACGATCGATTATTTCAGAATCAATCCGCTATGACGAAAGTTCATCTCATACGGTATGCCAGTCAGGTGGGTTTGAGCGAACAGCAATTTTTAACCTGTATTGAAACAAGAGCGCAGCAGGTAGTAGTGGAAGAAGATTTGGCTGATGGCGTACGCCTTGGGGTGCGTGGTACCCCGACGTGGTTTATAAATGGTGAAAAAATAGAGGGTGCGCTGACGCTCGAAGGACTTACGGGCGTGGTTGAGCAGTTTAAGTAA
- the rpsP gene encoding 30S ribosomal protein S16: MVTIRLSRVGKRKQPTYRFVVQEKGRDPWGSHIEIVGHCNLRSTPTSVVLKTDRVQYWLSQGAQPSDTVWNMLLDQKLVTGDKRKTVVVSKKKKAKMAEVVAKAAAEKSKEEEKVKAAEAANAAEATPEVTSEAPTEPVAE; encoded by the coding sequence ATGGTAACTATTCGTTTAAGTCGTGTCGGCAAGCGCAAGCAGCCAACGTACCGATTTGTCGTTCAAGAAAAAGGCCGAGATCCGTGGGGAAGCCACATTGAAATTGTTGGTCATTGTAACCTGCGCTCTACCCCAACATCGGTAGTATTAAAGACCGATCGTGTGCAGTACTGGCTGTCGCAGGGAGCGCAACCATCAGATACAGTTTGGAACATGCTTCTTGACCAGAAGCTTGTGACGGGTGACAAGCGGAAGACAGTTGTGGTGAGTAAAAAGAAGAAGGCCAAGATGGCCGAAGTGGTTGCCAAGGCTGCCGCCGAGAAGAGTAAGGAAGAAGAGAAGGTAAAAGCCGCAGAAGCAGCGAACGCAGCTGAGGCAACTCCTGAAGTAACTTCTGAAGCCCCAACAGAGCCGGTTGCGGAGTAA
- a CDS encoding ParB/RepB/Spo0J family partition protein — MSELRSVTLASIDTNPWQPRHDFAVEELAGLAASIKEHGILQPLVVTELPSGRYQLIAGERRFRAAKQAGLSKVFVIVREANNQQRLELALVENLQRQDLNPIERALAYQRLMQEFQLTQVQAGERVGKTRSAVANALRLLDLPAKIQEAVRQGVLTEGHAKVIAGLPTTQQMSFFERVMAGNLSVRETERIGRKVKAGRPAAQASVNEDEIIDHYRGLLEGELATKVEINDKAGSGEVTIHFYSEEELQRVVRKILGKEEGE; from the coding sequence ATGTCTGAACTGCGTTCCGTTACCCTAGCCTCCATAGATACAAATCCTTGGCAACCAAGGCACGATTTCGCCGTTGAAGAATTGGCTGGTCTGGCTGCTTCAATAAAAGAGCACGGCATTCTTCAGCCACTTGTTGTAACTGAACTACCAAGCGGTCGCTACCAACTTATTGCTGGTGAACGGAGGTTTCGGGCTGCGAAACAAGCCGGATTGTCGAAGGTATTTGTCATTGTGCGCGAAGCGAATAATCAACAGCGATTAGAATTGGCTCTCGTTGAAAACTTGCAGCGACAGGATTTAAACCCCATTGAACGAGCACTAGCATATCAGCGGCTGATGCAGGAGTTTCAACTAACGCAGGTTCAGGCGGGTGAACGGGTGGGAAAAACACGTTCGGCGGTTGCTAATGCCTTGCGACTCCTTGATTTACCGGCAAAGATTCAAGAAGCAGTCCGACAAGGTGTGCTTACTGAAGGGCATGCGAAAGTTATTGCTGGGTTACCTACAACACAGCAGATGAGTTTCTTTGAACGAGTAATGGCTGGAAATTTGTCTGTTAGAGAAACGGAACGAATTGGTCGCAAAGTTAAAGCTGGCCGCCCTGCCGCCCAAGCGTCAGTAAACGAGGATGAGATAATCGATCACTACCGGGGACTACTCGAGGGGGAGCTAGCGACGAAGGTAGAAATTAATGACAAGGCTGGTTCAGGTGAGGTAACTATTCATTTTTATAGCGAAGAAGAATTGCAACGAGTGGTACGAAAGATTTTAGGCAAAGAAGAGGGGGAGTAA
- the uvrA gene encoding excinuclease ABC subunit UvrA, whose product MPTEIVVKGARVHNLKNIDVTIPRDKLVVITGLSGSGKSSLAFDTIYAEGQRRYVESLSAYARQFLGLMDKPDVDQIDGLSPAISIDQKSVSRNPRSTVGTVTEIYDYLRLLFARIGQPHCPKCGREISPQTVPQIVERILKLKTGLFLILAPLVRDQKGEHKRLLDEVEKAGYARVRYDKLLYTIAEARELAIDKQKKHSLEVVIDRLEVHESVSAELKTRLREALEQALDLGNGLVIIHETVNETDHLFSQHLACAHCGLDIPQLEPRNFSFNSPHGACPTCTGLGTKQEIDPTLVMPNQRLSIAEGAVRPWSRSAASQYWHMTKLEDVARRRKFSLTVPVSEMRQQDIDLALYGDPENDFEGVIPFLERRYQETDSDYFRNEIEAYMRITPCPVCRGQRLKPEALAVTVAGQSIAEITGLTIKAAQAFFVTLAAPNSSFTKKEKEIGRQIFREISARLTFLVDVGLPYLTLHRSATTLSGGEAQRIRLATQIGSSLVGVVYILDEPSIGLHQRDNARLITTLKALRDMGNTVLVVEHDEETMRAADHLIDIGPGAGKHGGELVAQGTPAAVAKNPKSLTGQYLSGKKRIAVPKRYRTGSGAAIEIIGATEHNLKNIDVTIPLAKFVVVSGVSGSGKSTLITDILSKTLAQRFYGAKDSPGSYKEMKGLELLDKVITIDQSPIGRTPRSNPATYVGLFTPIRDLFANLPESKIRGYQPGRFSFNVKGGRCEACQGEGQVAIEMQFLADVYVDCDECHGTRYNASALEIHYRGKHIAEILNMTVEEARLFFTNIPSIRIKLDTLFDVGLGYLRLGQPATTLSGGEAQRVKLATELSRRATGKTLYILDEPTTGLHFEDIKHLLDVLQRLVDKGNTVLVIEHNLDVIKCADWVIDLGPEGGDQGGEIVAIGTPKDIVKVKRSYTGQFLKSLV is encoded by the coding sequence ATGCCAACTGAAATTGTTGTAAAGGGCGCCCGCGTCCACAATTTAAAGAACATTGACGTCACTATTCCTCGAGACAAGCTGGTGGTTATTACTGGTTTGTCTGGTTCAGGAAAGTCATCATTGGCGTTTGACACAATCTACGCTGAAGGTCAGCGACGGTACGTTGAATCTTTGTCGGCGTACGCCCGACAATTTTTGGGGCTCATGGATAAGCCAGACGTTGACCAGATTGACGGATTGTCACCAGCAATCTCTATTGACCAAAAGTCAGTTTCCCGGAATCCGCGCTCTACTGTCGGCACTGTAACGGAGATCTATGATTATCTGCGTTTACTTTTTGCTCGCATCGGTCAACCACACTGTCCAAAGTGTGGCCGTGAAATTAGTCCGCAAACTGTGCCACAAATTGTTGAACGTATTTTAAAACTGAAAACCGGCCTTTTCTTAATACTGGCCCCGCTGGTGCGTGACCAGAAAGGTGAACACAAACGACTGCTTGATGAGGTTGAGAAAGCGGGCTACGCCCGAGTTCGCTATGACAAGCTTCTTTATACAATTGCGGAAGCGCGCGAGTTAGCCATTGATAAACAAAAGAAACATAGTCTGGAAGTTGTTATTGATAGACTTGAGGTGCATGAATCGGTGAGTGCCGAGCTTAAAACAAGACTTCGTGAGGCGCTTGAGCAAGCGCTGGATCTCGGCAACGGGCTCGTCATTATTCATGAAACCGTGAATGAAACAGACCACCTTTTCAGCCAGCATTTGGCCTGTGCGCACTGTGGTCTGGATATACCACAATTAGAGCCAAGGAACTTCTCATTCAATAGCCCGCATGGTGCCTGTCCGACGTGTACGGGCCTTGGAACGAAACAAGAGATTGATCCAACCCTGGTTATGCCTAATCAGCGGTTGTCGATTGCGGAAGGAGCGGTTCGTCCATGGTCGCGTTCAGCGGCCAGTCAGTATTGGCATATGACCAAGCTTGAGGATGTCGCTCGCCGGCGAAAATTTTCTCTTACCGTGCCAGTGAGCGAGATGCGACAGCAAGATATAGATTTGGCTTTGTACGGCGATCCAGAAAATGATTTCGAAGGCGTTATACCGTTTCTCGAGCGACGGTATCAAGAGACGGATTCTGACTATTTCCGAAATGAGATTGAGGCGTACATGCGCATTACCCCTTGCCCGGTTTGCCGCGGACAACGACTGAAACCAGAAGCGTTGGCCGTAACGGTTGCGGGTCAGTCTATTGCGGAGATAACGGGGCTCACCATTAAAGCGGCTCAGGCGTTTTTTGTTACCTTAGCCGCCCCAAACAGTTCATTTACCAAAAAAGAAAAAGAGATTGGTCGGCAGATTTTTAGAGAAATAAGCGCCAGACTCACTTTTCTTGTTGATGTTGGGTTGCCGTATCTCACCCTGCATCGGTCAGCCACTACGCTTTCCGGTGGTGAAGCGCAACGTATTCGATTAGCCACTCAAATCGGTTCGTCTCTCGTTGGCGTTGTGTACATACTTGACGAGCCATCAATTGGTTTACATCAACGAGATAATGCGCGACTCATTACCACCCTCAAAGCACTTCGAGATATGGGTAACACGGTGCTCGTTGTCGAACATGACGAAGAGACGATGCGCGCGGCTGATCACCTCATTGATATTGGGCCGGGAGCTGGAAAGCATGGTGGTGAGCTCGTTGCCCAAGGTACACCAGCGGCCGTTGCCAAGAATCCTAAGTCGCTGACGGGTCAGTACTTGTCTGGGAAGAAACGTATTGCCGTTCCGAAACGGTATCGGACAGGGTCTGGGGCGGCCATTGAAATTATTGGTGCCACTGAGCACAACTTGAAGAATATTGATGTCACTATTCCACTCGCTAAGTTTGTGGTCGTTTCTGGTGTGTCGGGTTCAGGGAAATCAACATTGATTACCGATATTCTTTCTAAGACCCTTGCCCAGCGTTTTTACGGAGCGAAAGATTCACCTGGTTCGTATAAAGAAATGAAGGGGCTTGAGCTGTTAGACAAAGTCATTACCATCGACCAGTCGCCGATCGGTCGAACGCCGCGGTCAAACCCTGCTACATATGTTGGTTTGTTTACCCCCATTCGTGATTTATTTGCCAACCTGCCTGAATCAAAGATTCGGGGGTATCAACCTGGTCGATTTAGCTTCAATGTGAAGGGTGGGCGTTGCGAAGCCTGTCAGGGCGAAGGTCAGGTGGCGATTGAAATGCAGTTTCTGGCTGATGTCTACGTTGATTGTGACGAGTGTCACGGAACACGGTATAACGCGTCAGCATTAGAGATTCATTATCGAGGAAAACACATCGCTGAAATCTTGAATATGACCGTCGAAGAAGCGCGATTATTTTTTACCAATATCCCATCTATTCGCATTAAGCTTGATACGCTTTTTGATGTTGGGCTTGGCTACCTTCGACTTGGACAACCAGCCACAACGCTTTCCGGCGGAGAAGCGCAACGGGTTAAATTGGCAACGGAGTTATCTCGCCGTGCCACAGGGAAAACACTCTACATATTAGATGAGCCAACAACGGGATTGCACTTCGAAGATATCAAGCATCTGCTCGACGTGCTGCAGCGGCTGGTTGATAAAGGAAACACTGTGCTGGTGATTGAGCACAACCTGGACGTGATTAAGTGTGCCGACTGGGTTATTGACCTTGGTCCAGAAGGAGGGGACCAGGGGGGTGAGATTGTGGCAATTGGTACGCCAAAAGACATTGTTAAGGTGAAGCGGAGTTATACCGGACAGTTTTTGAAAAGCCTTGTGTAA
- a CDS encoding peptide ABC transporter substrate-binding protein, with product MNDGAILRFIKRVKTWLPSSQQLLYSTTLFSKKERRIIATCLTLITVSSIWISVNQLNTHLALAPQTGGTYREGLIGQPTYLNPLLAQTSAIDTDLTRLLFSGLFRYNAALKPVPDLADTISMDNEKTYTITIKQTAIWHDGEPVTIDDVVFTFERLTDPALRSPLAQTLQGVVVERVDDKTIRFTLPEPYPAFLEILTVGIIPKHIWEEIPTDQVRQSDFNSRPIGSGPWQFSSLAKDSDGTTRSYSFVPTENTNQSGYIERLTFKFYPDETSALDALQSRTVDGLAMIANSDAELLAKTSRGFNRYDMQLPAITAVFFNTSQKGPLADGRVREALNLAIDRRALVLSTIVGEANVSRGPFPTNVMGTKQAADTGTVERTQAAALLDSAGWKVNDTLRSDRQGTPLSVTLTAIDRQPDRDVAQFIQQSWRTIGVDVKINIIAPATADHVRDTVLRPRAYDALLYTIVYAATVDPYPFWHSSQKNDPGLNLSLFENADADTLIDRIRRSEDTAAREELFTALRKIISDETPAIFLYSPIRQYLISHEIHGVSIPKLAIPADRFTTLNTWYIETKRAFSR from the coding sequence ATGAACGACGGCGCCATTCTTCGTTTTATTAAGCGAGTGAAAACCTGGCTACCGAGTAGCCAGCAATTATTATATTCGACAACTTTATTTTCAAAAAAAGAGCGGCGCATTATTGCGACCTGTCTAACATTAATTACTGTCTCGAGCATTTGGATTAGTGTTAATCAACTTAATACACACCTCGCGCTCGCACCACAAACTGGTGGAACCTATCGCGAAGGATTGATTGGCCAACCAACGTACCTTAACCCTTTGCTGGCCCAAACATCTGCTATTGATACCGATTTAACCCGACTACTCTTCTCGGGGCTCTTCCGTTACAACGCTGCCCTAAAGCCAGTGCCAGACTTAGCGGATACGATTTCAATGGACAATGAAAAAACATACACCATCACTATTAAGCAAACAGCTATTTGGCATGATGGCGAACCGGTCACCATTGACGACGTGGTCTTTACATTCGAACGACTTACAGACCCGGCGCTACGCAGTCCGTTGGCACAGACACTTCAAGGGGTTGTCGTAGAGCGAGTCGATGATAAAACAATTCGATTTACTCTCCCCGAACCGTACCCCGCGTTTTTAGAAATCCTCACCGTTGGCATAATTCCAAAACATATTTGGGAAGAAATACCGACCGATCAAGTACGTCAATCCGATTTCAACAGTCGACCCATCGGCAGTGGTCCATGGCAATTTTCTTCATTGGCAAAAGATAGTGACGGAACAACGCGAAGTTATTCATTCGTGCCGACCGAAAATACCAATCAATCTGGCTACATCGAACGACTGACGTTTAAATTCTATCCAGACGAAACTTCAGCGCTCGACGCCCTGCAAAGTCGTACGGTCGACGGCCTGGCTATGATAGCGAACAGTGACGCTGAACTTTTGGCCAAAACAAGCCGAGGTTTCAACCGCTATGATATGCAGCTACCTGCGATAACTGCTGTTTTTTTTAATACCAGTCAAAAAGGGCCACTGGCCGACGGGCGAGTACGTGAAGCACTAAATTTAGCAATTGACCGCCGAGCACTGGTGCTAAGTACTATCGTTGGCGAGGCAAACGTTAGTCGTGGTCCATTTCCAACAAATGTCATGGGTACGAAACAAGCGGCGGATACAGGCACAGTTGAGAGAACACAGGCAGCAGCTTTGCTCGACAGTGCGGGTTGGAAAGTAAACGACACCCTTCGTTCAGATCGCCAAGGCACGCCGCTCAGTGTCACGCTCACCGCCATAGATCGCCAACCTGATCGCGACGTTGCCCAGTTCATTCAACAATCTTGGAGAACGATTGGCGTAGACGTTAAAATCAACATCATTGCCCCAGCAACCGCCGACCACGTCCGCGATACAGTGCTCAGACCACGTGCGTATGACGCACTCCTTTACACTATTGTTTACGCTGCCACTGTTGACCCTTATCCCTTCTGGCATTCGTCGCAAAAAAACGATCCCGGACTCAACTTGTCACTCTTTGAAAATGCTGATGCCGACACACTCATTGATCGCATTCGTCGCTCAGAAGACACTGCGGCAAGGGAGGAGCTGTTCACGGCGCTACGAAAAATAATTAGCGACGAGACACCGGCCATATTCTTATACTCACCCATCCGCCAATATCTTATCAGTCACGAGATACACGGCGTTAGCATTCCAAAACTGGCCATACCGGCTGATCGATTTACAACACTGAACACGTGGTATATCGAAACGAAACGAGCTTTTTCTCGTTAA
- the trmD gene encoding tRNA (guanosine(37)-N1)-methyltransferase TrmD, which produces MLTIDILTLFPNIFDSYYGASILKRAQSKGVVRIAAHNIRDFTAGPQHMTDDRPYGGGAGMVMLAEPILKAVEAVKKNSKTSAKRRKIIVMSAKGKPFTQKMAYTWAKQYGHLVIISGRYEGIDERVTKILAAEEVSIGPYVLTDGDVAAMTITSAVTRLLPGAIRLESLAEESHWDALVKEESQENGSLEYPHYTRPEILTWKRKKYTVPKVLLSGDHKKIDEWRKSERLEKTT; this is translated from the coding sequence ATGCTTACGATAGACATCCTTACCCTTTTTCCAAATATATTTGATTCGTACTATGGCGCGTCAATTTTAAAACGTGCGCAATCGAAGGGGGTTGTTCGTATTGCCGCCCATAATATTCGTGATTTTACGGCTGGTCCGCAGCATATGACCGATGATCGACCATACGGAGGTGGGGCAGGCATGGTGATGTTGGCAGAACCTATTTTGAAAGCGGTAGAGGCTGTGAAAAAAAACAGTAAGACTTCAGCAAAGCGACGAAAAATTATTGTTATGTCGGCCAAGGGAAAACCATTTACTCAGAAAATGGCGTATACATGGGCGAAACAGTATGGTCACCTTGTTATTATTAGTGGTCGGTACGAAGGTATTGATGAACGAGTAACGAAAATTCTTGCTGCCGAAGAAGTGTCGATTGGGCCCTATGTTCTGACCGATGGAGACGTGGCTGCTATGACTATCACTTCTGCGGTTACTCGGCTTTTGCCCGGTGCTATTCGACTGGAATCACTGGCTGAAGAATCTCACTGGGATGCACTCGTCAAAGAAGAGTCACAAGAGAATGGTTCGCTTGAGTACCCGCACTATACTCGACCAGAAATCCTTACGTGGAAGCGCAAAAAGTACACGGTGCCGAAGGTCTTGCTTTCCGGAGATCATAAAAAAATTGACGAATGGCGTAAGAGTGAGCGACTAGAAAAAACCACTTGA
- the secG gene encoding preprotein translocase subunit SecG has product MANVELILPFLPYAQIILAVLLVIVVLLQRRGSDVGGAFGGNSGGISYAKRGIERSLFRVTVTLGILFAAVSLARVLL; this is encoded by the coding sequence ATGGCAAACGTAGAATTAATTCTTCCTTTTCTCCCGTACGCCCAAATTATATTGGCTGTACTTTTAGTAATCGTCGTTCTCTTGCAACGACGTGGTAGTGATGTTGGTGGTGCGTTTGGTGGCAACAGTGGTGGCATCTCCTATGCCAAGCGTGGCATCGAGCGTTCACTCTTCCGGGTAACGGTTACGCTCGGCATACTTTTCGCTGCTGTATCATTAGCTCGCGTTCTTCTTTAA
- a CDS encoding KH domain-containing protein, producing MEKDQEFVEYVVRGLVNSPDEVRTERTVDEMGVLITVFVAQDDKRYVIGRKGQNAQALRTLLRVVGAKNNARVNLKIYEPEEERQARFAKRDAERPQGEAPSRAPREAAPMTRDEDIDTSAVDDLKI from the coding sequence ATGGAAAAAGATCAAGAGTTTGTTGAGTATGTTGTTCGTGGTTTAGTGAATAGTCCTGACGAAGTTCGCACTGAGCGAACCGTTGACGAAATGGGTGTGCTCATTACCGTTTTTGTCGCACAGGACGATAAGCGATATGTGATTGGTCGAAAGGGTCAGAACGCCCAGGCGCTTCGAACCTTGCTGCGTGTTGTTGGCGCTAAGAATAATGCTCGGGTGAACCTAAAAATTTACGAGCCAGAGGAAGAGCGACAGGCTCGTTTTGCGAAGCGTGATGCTGAGCGACCACAGGGTGAAGCACCAAGTCGTGCCCCTCGTGAAGCGGCACCAATGACGAGAGACGAAGACATCGACACTAGTGCGGTGGACGACCTCAAGATTTAG
- a CDS encoding ribonuclease J, which produces MEQSRFSSRPPRGQGHHRFRSNERPNDKQPSINKTTATPANVKRVATPVSVTQPKPTTPAVESEVARGTLRIIPIGGLEEIGRNCCIFEYADDIIIVDMGIQFPEEDMPGIDFIIPNLDYLKGKEKRIRAVIITHGHMDHMGAIPYLIQKIGNPPIYSAPLTLGIIQRRQDEFPRASKLKLIKVDSTKKLPIGKHFVVEPFHVNHNITDAFGVAIHTPVGTVAHTGDFKFDYTPVDERPADIARLADLGHRGILALMPDSTNASSPGYQISEKEVGENLAELIGKAEGRVIIGAFASLLTRHQQVIDIANVLGKKVLLLGRSIHNYVEIAQRLKYFKVPKGVLIEEDEFSRYPDNKLIVICTGAMGQQNSALMRIARDEHRIVSLRKGDTIIFSSSVIPGNERTVERLQDSLVRRGAKVYNNAMMDIHSGGHAKQEDLKLLHRLLKPKYVIPQHGNHFRLVTQGELAVQTGVDPKNVFIANNGQIIEFTKNGGTLTKRHVPADYVFVDGLGVGDVSSVVLRERQAMAEEGMFVVIVTIDRKTNALIGEPDIISRGFIFMKDQPQLVGRVRDKVKKIVQATTPDNPAIESYLNEKIRNEVGQMLYAATRRRPMVLPVINQV; this is translated from the coding sequence ATGGAACAGTCCCGCTTTAGTAGTCGGCCACCACGTGGCCAGGGGCATCATCGCTTCCGCAGCAACGAACGACCCAATGACAAGCAGCCGTCTATCAATAAAACAACGGCCACTCCCGCGAACGTAAAACGCGTCGCAACACCAGTTTCCGTTACTCAACCGAAGCCAACAACACCAGCCGTGGAGTCTGAAGTTGCCCGTGGCACACTTCGTATTATTCCCATTGGTGGACTTGAAGAGATCGGCCGAAATTGCTGCATCTTCGAATATGCTGACGATATTATTATCGTCGACATGGGGATTCAGTTTCCAGAAGAAGACATGCCTGGCATCGATTTCATAATCCCCAATCTTGACTACCTCAAGGGGAAAGAAAAACGAATCCGCGCAGTCATTATCACGCACGGGCACATGGACCACATGGGTGCCATACCGTATCTCATTCAAAAGATTGGCAACCCACCAATTTATTCTGCCCCCTTAACGCTGGGCATAATTCAACGTCGCCAAGATGAATTCCCGCGCGCCTCAAAATTAAAGCTCATTAAAGTAGACTCAACAAAGAAATTGCCGATTGGAAAACACTTCGTCGTTGAGCCGTTCCACGTAAACCACAACATTACCGATGCTTTCGGTGTGGCTATTCACACACCAGTTGGTACCGTCGCCCACACTGGTGACTTTAAATTTGACTACACACCGGTTGATGAACGACCGGCCGATATCGCTCGTCTCGCTGACCTTGGCCACCGAGGTATTCTCGCGCTCATGCCAGACAGCACAAACGCAAGTTCACCTGGATACCAAATATCAGAAAAAGAGGTTGGAGAAAATCTAGCAGAGCTCATTGGAAAAGCCGAAGGTCGGGTCATTATCGGGGCTTTTGCGTCACTCCTCACCCGACATCAGCAAGTTATCGACATTGCGAACGTCCTAGGGAAAAAAGTGTTGCTCCTCGGCCGCAGTATTCACAACTATGTCGAAATTGCGCAGCGCCTGAAATACTTCAAGGTACCAAAGGGTGTTCTCATTGAAGAGGATGAATTTAGTCGCTATCCAGACAATAAACTCATTGTGATATGCACGGGTGCTATGGGACAGCAAAATTCTGCACTTATGCGAATCGCTCGTGACGAGCATCGCATTGTATCCTTACGAAAAGGTGACACCATCATATTTTCTTCATCGGTCATTCCAGGAAACGAGCGCACGGTCGAGCGACTACAGGACTCCCTCGTTCGCCGTGGGGCCAAGGTCTACAACAACGCCATGATGGACATTCACTCTGGCGGACACGCCAAGCAGGAAGACCTGAAGTTACTGCACCGACTCCTCAAGCCCAAATATGTCATTCCACAGCACGGCAATCACTTCCGCCTTGTGACCCAAGGCGAGTTAGCGGTGCAAACTGGGGTTGATCCAAAAAATGTTTTCATCGCCAACAATGGACAGATTATCGAATTCACAAAGAATGGCGGAACGCTAACAAAGCGACATGTCCCCGCAGACTACGTCTTTGTCGACGGCCTAGGGGTTGGTGACGTTTCTAGCGTTGTTCTTCGCGAACGACAAGCCATGGCTGAAGAAGGAATGTTTGTTGTCATAGTTACCATCGACAGAAAAACTAATGCGCTTATTGGTGAACCAGACATCATTTCTCGAGGTTTTATATTCATGAAAGATCAACCCCAACTGGTTGGCCGAGTGAGGGACAAAGTGAAAAAGATTGTCCAGGCAACAACACCAGATAATCCAGCGATTGAATCCTACCTCAATGAGAAGATTCGCAACGAAGTCGGACAGATGCTGTATGCCGCCACTCGTCGTCGACCAATGGTGCTGCCCGTTATAAACCAAGTGTAA